The proteins below come from a single Trueperaceae bacterium genomic window:
- a CDS encoding YigZ family protein, producing the protein MAHRTVRAAASHEEVVSGSRFIGYVVEVEDVEAAAIHLAGVRAAHPAATHHCWAHRVGPAQRFSDDGEPGGTAGRPMLEVILKRDLDHVSAVVVRYFGGRKLGAGGLVRAYSGTLAKALDAAGVRDVVDVAGVTVRAPFAHTDTVLRLLADAAQKTAPFDLSAPTFDAGGLVVRLSVPEEALAALSAALREATNGAASLEVDV; encoded by the coding sequence GTGGCTCACCGCACGGTACGTGCCGCTGCCTCGCACGAGGAGGTGGTCTCGGGTTCGCGCTTCATCGGCTACGTGGTCGAGGTGGAGGACGTCGAGGCGGCCGCCATCCACCTCGCCGGGGTGAGGGCGGCCCACCCGGCCGCGACGCACCACTGTTGGGCCCACCGGGTGGGGCCGGCGCAGCGCTTCTCCGACGACGGCGAGCCCGGCGGCACCGCCGGCCGCCCGATGTTGGAGGTCATCCTCAAGCGCGACCTCGATCACGTGTCCGCCGTGGTGGTGCGCTACTTCGGCGGCAGGAAGCTCGGCGCTGGCGGCCTGGTCAGGGCCTACTCCGGCACGCTCGCCAAGGCCCTCGATGCGGCGGGGGTGAGAGACGTCGTCGACGTCGCCGGCGTCACGGTCAGGGCGCCCTTCGCCCACACCGACACCGTGCTGCGCCTGCTGGCCGACGCCGCCCAGAAGACGGCCCCGTTCGACCTGTCCGCCCCCACCTTCGACGCCGGCGGCCTCGTCGTGAGGCTGTCCGTGCCGGAGGAGGCGCTCGCCGCGCTAAGTGCCGCGTTGCGGGAGGCAACCAACGGCGCCGCGAGCCTGGAGGTTGACGTCTGA
- a CDS encoding cysteine--tRNA ligase has translation MPLEFYNTLSRAKEPFTPVVPGHVGIYMCGPTVYSEPHLGHARGPVVFDVLRNWLEHEGYLVRFVANVTDVGHLVDDADDGEDKLARRAQLERLEPMEVAEKYFWAYFDAMAALGVRRPSIVPRASGHIIEQQAMTAELVDRGKAYVRDGNVYFDVSAWPEYGELSGRDPAEQLEGTRVEVRSEKDDPRDFALWKRAEGGHIMRWPSPWGDGFPGWHIECSVMSTKYLGDEFDIHGGGLDLVFPHHEAELAQARAAGKGFARYWLHWNMITLQGEKMAKSKGHFVTLGELFAEHDPLVVRFHLLRSHYRSVSDFSADGLASSAAGLDRLRDTYLALSSGLEAGAADDAPFVEYRARFAAAMNDDLNTPQAIAVLFDAAREMNRELEAGAGAAYRRGAVAFLDEHLTGVLGVPAGRGVMDAAPELLRGLVALLLEERQRARDGRDFARADLLRDRLGALGVSVEDTAEGSRWKLTRG, from the coding sequence ATGCCGCTCGAGTTCTACAACACCCTGTCGCGCGCGAAGGAGCCGTTCACGCCGGTCGTGCCGGGCCACGTCGGCATCTACATGTGCGGACCGACGGTCTACTCGGAACCGCACCTGGGGCACGCGCGCGGACCGGTGGTCTTCGACGTGCTGCGCAACTGGCTGGAGCACGAGGGCTACCTCGTGAGGTTCGTGGCGAACGTCACGGACGTCGGTCACCTGGTCGACGACGCCGACGACGGCGAGGACAAGCTCGCGCGGCGCGCTCAGCTCGAGCGGCTGGAGCCGATGGAGGTGGCGGAGAAGTACTTCTGGGCGTACTTCGACGCCATGGCCGCGCTTGGGGTGCGCCGGCCGAGCATCGTGCCGCGCGCCTCGGGGCACATCATCGAGCAGCAGGCCATGACGGCCGAGCTCGTCGACCGGGGCAAGGCCTACGTGCGGGACGGCAACGTCTACTTCGACGTCTCGGCCTGGCCGGAGTACGGGGAGCTCTCGGGGCGCGACCCGGCCGAGCAGTTGGAGGGGACGCGGGTCGAGGTGCGCTCGGAGAAGGACGACCCGCGTGACTTCGCCCTGTGGAAGCGCGCGGAGGGGGGCCACATCATGCGCTGGCCCAGCCCCTGGGGGGACGGCTTCCCGGGTTGGCACATCGAGTGCTCGGTCATGAGCACCAAGTACCTGGGCGACGAGTTCGACATCCACGGTGGCGGCCTCGACCTGGTCTTCCCGCATCACGAGGCGGAGCTCGCGCAGGCGCGCGCGGCGGGCAAGGGGTTCGCGCGTTACTGGCTCCACTGGAACATGATCACGCTGCAGGGCGAGAAGATGGCGAAGTCGAAGGGGCACTTCGTGACCCTCGGCGAACTCTTCGCGGAGCACGACCCGCTGGTCGTCCGCTTCCACCTGCTCCGCTCGCACTACCGGAGCGTGTCGGACTTCAGCGCCGACGGCCTCGCCTCGTCGGCGGCCGGCCTCGACCGCCTCAGGGACACGTACCTGGCGCTGTCGTCCGGGCTGGAGGCGGGGGCGGCGGACGACGCGCCGTTCGTGGAGTACAGGGCCCGCTTCGCGGCGGCCATGAACGACGACCTGAACACGCCGCAGGCGATAGCCGTCCTGTTCGACGCGGCGCGCGAGATGAACCGCGAGCTGGAGGCGGGCGCCGGCGCCGCGTACCGCCGTGGTGCCGTCGCCTTCCTGGACGAGCACCTGACCGGCGTCCTCGGGGTCCCGGCGGGACGTGGCGTGATGGACGCGGCGCCCGAGCTCCTGCGCGGGCTGGTGGCGCTGCTGCTCGAGGAGCGGCAGCGTGCCCGCGACGGCCGCGACTTCGCGCGCGCCGACCTGCTCAGGGACCGGCTGGGTGCGCTTGGCGTGAGCGTGGAGGACACGGCGGAGGGTAGTCGCTGGAAGCTGACGCGCGGCTGA
- the dprA gene encoding DNA-protecting protein DprA codes for MAEARASGLAVHCWEDAGYPAPLRSEGVYSAPVLFVAGRLPAQLTAEGPPTACAIVGTRRASSYALQFARDVARAAAARGVTVVSGLALGVDAAAHEGALEAGAGGGGTVAVLGGGHARLHPAANRGLAERILRAGGAILSEWPPTTNPQPYHFLRRNRVVVALSRVVAVVEAGVPSGALNSATHAAELDRQVFSMPTRPDDVRNRGGLQLLREGAAALVDASDILAHFALPLEAPASPPDAVGAQAAPNAVTTALLRALGQGGGASLDQLLHRTGAAPPDLLAALGLLELEGVVARTLDGRYRRRG; via the coding sequence GTGGCGGAGGCTCGCGCCAGCGGCCTCGCCGTCCACTGCTGGGAGGACGCGGGCTACCCTGCCCCGCTCAGGAGCGAGGGGGTCTACTCCGCCCCCGTGCTCTTCGTTGCCGGTCGGTTGCCGGCGCAGCTGACCGCCGAGGGGCCACCCACGGCGTGCGCCATCGTCGGCACCCGCCGCGCCTCCTCCTACGCTCTGCAGTTCGCCCGCGACGTCGCCCGCGCCGCGGCCGCGCGCGGCGTGACCGTGGTGTCGGGGCTGGCCCTCGGTGTCGACGCCGCCGCTCACGAGGGCGCCCTGGAGGCGGGCGCGGGGGGCGGTGGCACCGTGGCCGTGCTGGGCGGCGGCCACGCCCGCCTCCACCCCGCCGCCAACCGCGGGCTCGCGGAGCGGATACTCCGCGCGGGTGGCGCGATCCTCTCCGAGTGGCCGCCCACCACCAACCCGCAGCCTTACCACTTCCTGCGCCGCAACCGCGTCGTGGTGGCCCTCTCTCGCGTCGTGGCCGTGGTGGAGGCGGGCGTGCCGTCCGGTGCGCTGAATAGCGCCACGCACGCCGCCGAGCTCGACAGGCAGGTCTTCAGCATGCCCACGCGGCCGGACGACGTCAGGAACCGCGGCGGCCTGCAGCTCCTGCGCGAGGGAGCGGCCGCGCTGGTGGACGCGTCGGACATCCTCGCGCACTTCGCGCTGCCCCTCGAGGCGCCGGCGTCCCCGCCCGACGCCGTGGGAGCGCAGGCCGCGCCGAACGCCGTGACAACCGCCCTCCTGCGCGCGCTGGGCCAGGGCGGCGGCGCCTCGCTCGACCAGCTCCTGCACCGCACCGGCGCTGCCCCGCCCGACCTGCTGGCCGCGCTCGGCCTGCTCGAGCTCGAGGGCGTCGTCGCCCGTACGCTCGACGGTCGCTACCGCCGCCGCGGCTGA
- a CDS encoding maltose ABC transporter substrate-binding protein: protein MKKYLMVLVALLALVAGSANAQTLKVWTTWQDQTLDWLRSEAASFTAAFGVDVEIVRLDVNELKQQALLAAPQGEAGDVFTGVPHDQIGEMAVGGILLDMSSYATSAYLADLSEQARLGYSYAGKLFGLPMYVEGPALIVNDDLVSSLPATYEETMALAQELTTADTFGFMFDIANFYFSYGWLHTYGGYVFGRDAAGALNPADIGLANEGAVAGGEALKALRFDLGLIPSGTNYDVANGLFVDGALGMIYTGPWAISQYQDAGLNVSVHPVPPLADGTPFSGFMGVQGALVNSFTNLKVEAANFAKWLSRKDAQISMARLSGRIPASLSALEAVQSDPIIAGFGAALLTAEPMPNIPEMGAVWAPMGNALTVLTEDAGADVATVLSQAVAEIKGE, encoded by the coding sequence GTGAAGAAGTACCTGATGGTGCTGGTCGCGCTACTGGCGTTGGTCGCCGGGAGCGCCAACGCCCAGACGCTCAAGGTGTGGACCACCTGGCAGGATCAGACCCTCGATTGGCTAAGGTCGGAGGCGGCTAGCTTCACCGCGGCGTTCGGGGTCGACGTCGAGATCGTGCGCCTCGACGTGAACGAGCTGAAACAACAGGCGCTGCTGGCCGCCCCGCAGGGCGAGGCGGGCGACGTCTTCACGGGCGTGCCCCACGACCAGATCGGCGAGATGGCCGTCGGCGGCATCCTCCTCGACATGAGCAGCTACGCCACGAGCGCCTACCTCGCCGACCTCAGCGAGCAGGCCCGCCTCGGTTACTCGTACGCCGGCAAGCTCTTCGGCCTGCCCATGTACGTCGAGGGTCCGGCGCTCATCGTGAACGACGACCTCGTGAGCAGCCTCCCCGCCACGTACGAGGAGACCATGGCGCTGGCCCAGGAGCTCACGACGGCCGACACGTTCGGCTTCATGTTCGACATCGCCAACTTCTACTTCAGCTACGGGTGGCTCCATACCTACGGCGGTTACGTCTTCGGGCGCGACGCCGCCGGCGCGCTGAACCCGGCCGACATCGGGCTCGCCAACGAGGGCGCAGTAGCGGGCGGCGAGGCCCTCAAGGCCCTCCGCTTCGACCTCGGCCTCATCCCCTCGGGCACGAACTACGACGTGGCGAACGGCCTGTTCGTCGACGGCGCCCTTGGCATGATCTACACGGGTCCGTGGGCGATCAGCCAGTACCAGGACGCGGGGCTCAACGTGAGCGTCCACCCCGTGCCCCCGCTGGCCGACGGCACGCCGTTCTCGGGCTTCATGGGCGTGCAGGGCGCGCTCGTGAACTCGTTCACGAACCTGAAGGTGGAGGCCGCCAACTTCGCGAAGTGGCTCTCGCGCAAGGACGCGCAGATCTCGATGGCGCGCCTCTCCGGTCGCATCCCGGCGTCGCTGTCGGCGCTCGAGGCCGTGCAGTCCGACCCGATCATCGCCGGCTTCGGTGCCGCCCTCCTGACCGCGGAGCCCATGCCGAACATCCCGGAGATGGGCGCCGTGTGGGCCCCCATGGGTAACGCCCTCACCGTCCTGACGGAGGACGCCGGCGCCGACGTCGCCACCGTCTTGAGCCAGGCCGTCGCTGAGATCAAGGGCGAGTGA